GCGGGTCATCGCCGTGCTGGCGCAGGGCGTGCAGCACCGCGAACCCGTCGAGGCCCGGCATCATGATGTCGAGCAGGACGAGGTCATAGGTGTCGTGCTGCGTTGCCTGCAGCGCCTCGACACCGTTCGCGGCCTCGACGACCGCCATCGGCTGTCCGCTGGGTGGCGATCCCTCGAGCGCCACACGGACGGTGAACCGCACGTTCGGGTCGTCATCGACGACCAGCACCCTGACCACGGTTCAGTCCCCTCGTCGCGGAAGGATCAGGTCGAGCGCTTCCGCTTGCGCACCTCGCCCTGGATCATGTCGGACTGGTGCATGAACTTGCGCAGGCGCTGGTTGAACTCCTTGTCAACCTTCGCCGTCGGACGGGGCTTCGGTTCGTCGCTCCAGTCGGGTTCTGCACGCTTGATCGACAAGTCGATGCGGCCGTCCTCCTTGATGCCGACGACCTTCACCTCGACCTCCTGGCCCTCCGTGAGGTAGGCGTGGATGTTGTCGACGAAGTCACGGTGGACCTCGGAGATGTGGACCAAGCCAGTCGTTTCGGCGTCGATCTCGACGAACGCTCCGAAGTCCTGAAGCTTCACTACCTTGCCGGTGACGACGTCACCTACCTGTGCTGACACCATGCTCCTTCCGCTGACCTGCCCCCGATCGGGGGCACGCTGCAGCTCGTTCGAGTACGTAGAGTTGGGCCGTATCCTAGCAGCCGCTTGCCGGGCCGAGTCATGGCCCATCCGGAGGTCCGACACCACACATGCGCGCCGTCATCGCCCCGTCACCCGGAGGCGTCGAAGCCCTGGAGCTCGTCGAGCTCCCCGATCCCGAACCCGGCCCCGAGGACCTGCTCGTCGAGGTCGCGGCCACCGCCGTCAACCGGGCCGACATCCTGCAGCGCCGCGGCATGTACCCGCCGCCGCCCGGCGCCCCCGACACCCTGGGGCTGGAGCTGTCCGGACGCGTGGTCGGCATGGGCGCGGACGTGACGGGCTGGCAGGAGGGCGACGAGGTGTGCGCCGTCGTCGGGGGCGGCGGCTACGCCTCCATGGCTGTGGTGCCGGCCAGGACTGCCATGCCCCTGCCCCCGGGGCTCGACGTGGTCTCGGCGGCTGCCGTGCCGGAGGTGTACGCCACCGCCTACGACAACGTCTTCCTTCGCGCTGGCCTGACGGCTGGCGAGACGGTGCTGCTGCACGGCGGCTCCAGCGGGGTGGGCACGGCGGGGATCCTGCTGGCCACCCGCGCCGGGGCTGACGTGGTCGTGACCGTGGGCACCGAGGAGAAGGCCGCCGCCTGCCGCGAGCTGGGCGCGGACCTGGCGATCGACTACAAGGCGGTCGACTCCTTCGCCGACGCGATCCGCGAGGCCCGCGACGGGAGGGGTGTCGACGTCGTGCTCGACATCATCGGCGGCCCGTACCTGAAGCAGAACCTGTCGGTCCTCGAACCCGACGGCCGCATGGTCACCATCGGGCTGATGGGCGGTGCGAAGGCCGAGATCAACCTGGGACTGGTGCTGTCCAAGCGCCTGAGCGTGATGGGCTCGACCCTTCGGGCCCGGTCGGTGGACGCCAAGGCGGCCCTGGCCGAGCGGCTCGTCGCCGACGTCTGGCCCGGTTTCGCCGACGGGACCCTCCGCCCGATCATCCACTCCCGCCACGCGCTCGCCGACGTCGCCGCCGCTCACGAGGAGCTGGAGTCCAGCACCCACATCGGCAAGATCCTGCTGGTGGTCTGAGCGCCCTCTTGGCGACGCCACCTGATCAGCCGGAACGTGGCCGCGCGACCACGGTGACGGCAAGACCACAGTAATCGGTAAAGGAACGACGGAATGCTGCCGTTGTCGGAGCGAACAGCGTTCAACGATCGAGAGACCCGGATGACTTTCCTGCGGCGCCCACTTGCCGTCCTTGCCCTGCTCGCGTCCCTTGCCCTCGTGCCAGCCCCTGTGCTGGGGCAGGACCCCACCCCCACGTCGGACTCCACGCCTCCGGAGCAGCTGCTGCCGGTCCCGGCGGCCAATCCGTTGCTGCCGCCGCTGGCCACCGACGACGTCTCCCGCGTCGCGGACTCCAGCGACGCCGTTGAGGTCGGTGTGACGCTGTCGAAGGCCGCCTTCGCCGACGCGACCCCGTGGGTCGCGCACGATCCCCGCTACACGGGCGCCACCGGCGTGGTGCTGGCCCGGGACGACGTCTTCCCCGACTCGCTCGCTGCTGCGGCGGTTGCCGGGACCGACCGTCCGATCCTCTACACCACCGGCGGTCCCGACGCGTTCCTGGACTCGGCGGTGGCTGATGAGCTGT
The nucleotide sequence above comes from Euzebya pacifica. Encoded proteins:
- a CDS encoding NAD(P)H-quinone oxidoreductase → MRAVIAPSPGGVEALELVELPDPEPGPEDLLVEVAATAVNRADILQRRGMYPPPPGAPDTLGLELSGRVVGMGADVTGWQEGDEVCAVVGGGGYASMAVVPARTAMPLPPGLDVVSAAAVPEVYATAYDNVFLRAGLTAGETVLLHGGSSGVGTAGILLATRAGADVVVTVGTEEKAAACRELGADLAIDYKAVDSFADAIREARDGRGVDVVLDIIGGPYLKQNLSVLEPDGRMVTIGLMGGAKAEINLGLVLSKRLSVMGSTLRARSVDAKAALAERLVADVWPGFADGTLRPIIHSRHALADVAAAHEELESSTHIGKILLVV
- a CDS encoding S1 RNA-binding domain-containing protein; the protein is MSAQVGDVVTGKVVKLQDFGAFVEIDAETTGLVHISEVHRDFVDNIHAYLTEGQEVEVKVVGIKEDGRIDLSIKRAEPDWSDEPKPRPTAKVDKEFNQRLRKFMHQSDMIQGEVRKRKRST